Proteins encoded by one window of Candidatus Woesearchaeota archaeon:
- a CDS encoding pyroglutamyl-peptidase I encodes MTTLIYTFEKFHNLKSNPAHEVGKAIIDLFNSKDVELIQLPVTYNCWDLLKEKIHEFNPEIVLGLGVAMGINKVKIEKIGLNFKHAEIPDNEGIKIQSEKISMNNSLAFETDIDILNFSDKLKEKGIPAEVSFHAGTYICNYAYYNCLSYLKDKKIKTLFIHVPASPKEVIELNSNIASFPTNLIAEGIFQILKETQL; translated from the coding sequence ATGACGACTTTAATTTACACCTTTGAAAAATTCCATAATCTAAAAAGTAATCCTGCACATGAAGTTGGAAAAGCAATAATAGACCTATTTAATTCCAAAGATGTCGAATTAATTCAATTACCCGTCACATACAATTGCTGGGACTTATTAAAAGAAAAAATTCATGAGTTCAACCCAGAAATTGTTTTAGGACTAGGAGTTGCAATGGGAATAAATAAAGTTAAAATAGAAAAAATCGGATTAAACTTTAAACATGCAGAAATTCCTGACAATGAAGGAATAAAAATTCAATCTGAAAAAATTTCTATGAATAATTCCTTAGCATTTGAAACTGATATTGATATATTGAATTTTTCAGATAAATTAAAAGAAAAGGGAATTCCTGCTGAAGTATCATTCCATGCAGGAACTTATATCTGTAATTATGCTTATTATAATTGCCTCAGTTATTTAAAGGATAAAAAAATTAAAACTTTATTCATTCATGTCCCAGCATCTCCAAAAGAAGTAATTGAATTAAATAGTAATATTGCATCTTTTCCAACTAATCTTATTGCAGAAGGAATTTTTCAAATATTAAAAGAAACGCAACTCTGA